In Pirellulaceae bacterium, a single genomic region encodes these proteins:
- the gcvPA gene encoding aminomethyl-transferring glycine dehydrogenase subunit GcvPA → MAYMFNTPEDQRAMLEAIGVESIEQLFEAIPAEIRFQGDLEIPAAMGELELTQHMSALAEKNLPPGQAPCFLGGGSYDHFIPAVVDAISSRGEIFTSYTPYQPEVSQGNLQAMFEYQTLICQLTGMDVSNASLYDGGSAAAEAALMSISVTRRDQKVVVPETVHPEYREILSTYLTNLGTKVETVPCPGGVASIEAIAAAIDSETACVLVQHPNFFGQLEEVEQLAEAAHAQGALLVVAVDPISLGLLRRPGDLGADIVVAEGQSLGSPMSFGGPYLGIMACREKFVRRLPGRIAGQTVDRRGKRCWVLTLQTREQHIRRDKATSNICTNQGLFALRASVYLAALGPHGLRAVSDLSLRKAHYAADKLTGNDRFELKFAAPFFKEFVVRDRQGQVDQLLGDAASAGLLAGISLGRWYPELSDCFLVAVTEQRTRAEIDLWSRTLTNATQLETASHA, encoded by the coding sequence ATGGCATACATGTTCAACACACCAGAAGACCAGCGAGCCATGCTCGAGGCGATCGGTGTCGAATCTATCGAACAATTATTTGAAGCGATCCCCGCAGAAATTCGCTTTCAAGGTGATCTCGAGATTCCAGCCGCCATGGGAGAACTGGAGCTTACACAACACATGTCGGCTTTGGCCGAAAAGAACCTGCCTCCCGGCCAAGCCCCCTGCTTTCTTGGTGGCGGCAGCTACGATCACTTTATTCCTGCGGTTGTTGATGCGATCAGCTCACGCGGCGAAATATTCACCTCCTACACGCCCTACCAACCCGAGGTGAGCCAAGGCAACCTTCAAGCAATGTTTGAGTACCAAACATTGATCTGCCAACTCACAGGGATGGATGTATCGAATGCCAGTCTTTATGACGGTGGTAGCGCGGCCGCCGAAGCGGCCCTCATGAGCATCAGCGTCACGCGACGAGACCAGAAAGTTGTTGTCCCAGAAACGGTCCATCCCGAATACCGGGAAATCCTCTCAACCTACCTAACCAATCTGGGTACAAAGGTGGAAACGGTGCCCTGCCCCGGAGGAGTCGCTTCGATCGAGGCGATTGCAGCAGCCATTGACAGTGAAACGGCCTGCGTGCTCGTCCAGCACCCTAACTTCTTCGGACAACTCGAAGAGGTCGAACAATTGGCCGAGGCAGCACACGCCCAAGGTGCCTTGCTGGTGGTCGCAGTCGACCCGATTAGCCTGGGACTATTGCGTCGGCCTGGAGATCTAGGTGCCGACATCGTTGTGGCCGAAGGCCAGTCGCTCGGCAGTCCAATGTCGTTCGGCGGGCCCTACCTGGGCATTATGGCCTGCCGCGAAAAGTTTGTCCGACGGCTACCCGGACGAATCGCTGGCCAAACGGTCGACCGAAGGGGGAAACGCTGCTGGGTGTTGACGCTACAAACGCGTGAGCAACATATTCGTCGCGACAAGGCTACAAGCAACATCTGTACCAATCAGGGCCTGTTCGCGTTGAGAGCAAGCGTTTACCTGGCAGCGTTAGGACCACACGGACTGCGTGCCGTTTCCGACTTGAGCCTTCGAAAAGCCCACTATGCGGCGGATAAACTCACTGGAAACGATCGGTTTGAGTTGAAGTTTGCGGCCCCATTCTTCAAAGAATTTGTGGTTCGCGATCGACAGGGCCAGGTCGACCAATTGCTCGGAGATGCTGCCTCCGCCGGCCTGCTGGCCGGTATATCTCTGGGCCGATGGTATCCCGAATTGAGCGACTGCTTCCTCGTCGCCGTCACCGAACAACGAACTCGCGCCGAAATCGATTTGTGGTCACGGACGCTGACCAATGCAACCCAACTGGAAACCGCCAGCCATGCGTAA
- the gcvPB gene encoding aminomethyl-transferring glycine dehydrogenase subunit GcvPB yields MRNRQATQLLFELSKSGREGANLPVCDVPGETAEQLLPKSALATSMPDLPELAEPDVVRHFTNLSTLNMSVDTHFYPLGSCTMKYNPKRNERLASLHGLVDLHPYQSDETVQGMLELLYELQLDLAEISGLPGVSLQPAAGAQGELCALMVAAAYFRERGQKKTKVLSPDSAHGTNPASARMAGFETITVRSNAEGYVDVEDLAAKVDDQVAVFMITNPSTLGLFDRQVKQIAEKIHAVGGLIYLDGANMNAILGITRPGDFGADMMHFNPHKTFSGPHGGGGPGAGPICVTEKLAPFLPSPTIEKTADGYHLNHDQPQSIGRMRSFFGNVGVLVRAYAYIRSHGPDGLRNVSKNAVLNANYLRSRVKHILPVPHGESCMHEFVATASELKKDRQVSAMDLAKRLLDHGFHAPTVYFPLTVPECLMIEPTETESKESMDAFAETLFRVTEEPTELLHQAPHTTVVSRPDEVRAARQPIMKWSPELTDPQS; encoded by the coding sequence ATGCGTAACCGCCAAGCCACCCAATTGCTGTTCGAACTATCCAAGTCAGGTCGGGAAGGAGCGAATCTTCCGGTCTGTGATGTTCCGGGTGAAACGGCTGAACAGTTGCTGCCGAAATCCGCCTTGGCCACATCGATGCCAGACCTCCCTGAACTGGCCGAACCTGACGTCGTCAGGCACTTCACGAATCTTTCGACACTGAACATGTCAGTGGACACTCATTTTTATCCGCTCGGTTCGTGCACCATGAAGTACAACCCAAAACGCAACGAGCGGCTAGCCAGTCTGCACGGCTTGGTTGATCTCCACCCCTATCAATCCGATGAAACCGTCCAGGGCATGCTCGAGTTACTCTACGAACTGCAATTGGACCTCGCTGAGATTTCCGGACTGCCAGGCGTGTCACTGCAGCCAGCGGCCGGTGCTCAAGGGGAGTTGTGTGCTCTCATGGTCGCCGCGGCTTACTTCCGCGAACGGGGTCAAAAGAAAACCAAAGTCCTTTCACCCGACAGCGCCCATGGCACGAATCCGGCTAGCGCCCGCATGGCCGGTTTCGAGACGATCACTGTCCGGAGCAACGCCGAAGGCTACGTCGACGTGGAAGATCTCGCGGCAAAAGTTGACGATCAAGTCGCCGTCTTCATGATTACCAACCCCAGCACGCTCGGTTTGTTCGATCGCCAAGTGAAACAGATTGCTGAGAAGATTCACGCGGTCGGTGGATTGATCTATTTGGACGGTGCCAACATGAATGCGATCCTGGGCATCACACGTCCCGGTGATTTTGGTGCAGACATGATGCACTTCAACCCACACAAGACATTTAGCGGGCCACATGGCGGCGGCGGCCCTGGAGCCGGGCCGATCTGTGTCACCGAAAAGCTGGCACCGTTCCTTCCATCGCCGACAATCGAAAAAACGGCAGATGGTTACCATCTCAATCACGACCAACCTCAATCCATTGGCCGCATGCGAAGCTTTTTTGGTAACGTGGGTGTGTTGGTGCGGGCCTACGCCTACATTCGATCGCATGGTCCTGACGGCCTGCGAAATGTCTCGAAGAACGCCGTTTTGAACGCGAACTACCTTCGCAGTCGTGTAAAGCATATTTTGCCGGTACCGCATGGCGAATCCTGCATGCATGAATTTGTCGCCACCGCCTCCGAATTAAAAAAAGATCGCCAAGTCAGCGCCATGGATTTAGCCAAACGATTGCTCGACCATGGTTTTCATGCACCCACCGTTTATTTCCCACTCACTGTCCCTGAGTGCCTGATGATCGAGCCGACGGAAACGGAAAGCAAAGAATCGATGGATGCCTTCGCAGAAACACTGTTCCGAGTCACCGAGGAACCGACAGAGCTTCTCCACCAAGCTCCCCACACAACGGTTGTCAGTCGTCCCGACGAAGTTCGTGCCGCGAGACAACCGATCATGAAATGGTCCCCTGAGTTGACCGATCCCCAAAGCTAA
- the gcvH gene encoding glycine cleavage system protein GcvH, producing MNPKDLLYNKTHEWVHLEDVEGGKLATIGISSFAVEQLTDLVYIELPAVGRQVTSGESFGEIESVKAVSDLYSPVTGEVVEVNTSLADKLETFSEDPYGSGWVIKVKVTDESAVGQLLDEAAYTTQCAEES from the coding sequence GTGAATCCCAAAGATCTGCTGTATAACAAGACGCACGAGTGGGTTCATCTTGAGGACGTCGAGGGTGGAAAACTGGCCACAATCGGCATCTCGTCGTTCGCAGTCGAACAACTGACCGACTTGGTCTATATCGAATTGCCGGCAGTGGGTCGCCAAGTGACCAGTGGCGAGTCGTTCGGTGAAATCGAGTCCGTGAAGGCTGTCAGCGACCTGTACAGCCCAGTTACGGGAGAGGTCGTTGAAGTCAACACAAGCCTGGCCGACAAGCTAGAAACTTTCAGTGAAGACCCCTACGGCAGCGGATGGGTCATCAAAGTCAAAGTCACCGATGAGTCGGCAGTCGGCCAATTGCTCGACGAGGCGGCCTACACCACGCAATGTGCGGAAGAGTCGTAG
- the gcvT gene encoding glycine cleavage system aminomethyltransferase GcvT, which translates to MTCSLAETPLHAWHVAHGGKMVDFAGWSMPVQYGSITTEHLATRQHASLFDVSHMGRLRFDGKDAAKFLDRLTTRRVSDLSPGRIRYSLMTQDDGGILDDVLVYHLQQPDQSSFYGLVVNASNRQKITDWIRQHQPRDLDVSWIDQTLHSAMIAIQGPQALAIAEQVIKTDLRALKYFSGQMISVNGQGWVVSRTGYTGEDGVELVVPSEAAVDLWSQLMTAGKSLGLVAAGLGARDTLRLEAAMPLYGHELTDQINPIQAGLPFAINLKGRQFPGHDAIQRETNDPSLPVRIGLKLAGKRVPRQHYPVVDKSNHPIGEVTSGTFSPTLQHPIAMAYVQPDHATVGTKLAIDIRGRQESAEVVALPFYQRS; encoded by the coding sequence ATGACTTGCTCTCTGGCTGAGACTCCGTTACACGCGTGGCACGTTGCGCACGGCGGCAAGATGGTTGATTTCGCCGGCTGGTCGATGCCTGTCCAATATGGGTCGATCACAACGGAACATCTGGCCACCCGCCAACACGCCTCCCTGTTTGACGTTTCCCATATGGGCCGATTGCGGTTCGACGGCAAAGACGCGGCAAAATTTCTCGACCGACTAACGACTCGCCGTGTTTCAGATCTCAGCCCCGGTCGAATCCGCTACAGCTTGATGACTCAGGACGATGGCGGAATTCTTGATGACGTACTGGTCTATCACTTGCAACAACCTGACCAAAGCTCGTTCTACGGGCTCGTCGTTAACGCCAGCAATCGCCAAAAAATCACGGATTGGATTCGCCAACATCAGCCACGCGACTTGGATGTGTCCTGGATCGATCAAACACTTCATTCGGCCATGATCGCGATTCAAGGACCACAAGCCTTGGCGATCGCCGAACAGGTGATCAAGACGGACTTGAGGGCGCTGAAATATTTCAGCGGCCAAATGATTTCCGTCAACGGCCAGGGCTGGGTGGTGAGTCGCACCGGCTACACAGGTGAAGACGGAGTTGAGTTGGTGGTGCCATCGGAGGCAGCCGTTGATTTGTGGAGCCAGTTGATGACCGCGGGCAAATCTCTCGGATTGGTCGCAGCCGGCCTGGGCGCTCGAGATACGCTGCGACTGGAAGCCGCCATGCCGTTGTACGGCCACGAATTGACAGACCAAATTAATCCGATCCAAGCGGGATTACCATTCGCAATCAATCTGAAAGGTCGACAATTTCCCGGCCATGATGCGATCCAACGAGAAACCAATGACCCGTCGCTTCCTGTCCGAATCGGTTTGAAATTGGCAGGCAAACGAGTTCCGCGGCAACACTATCCAGTCGTTGATAAATCCAATCATCCGATTGGAGAAGTCACCAGCGGAACTTTTTCCCCTACGCTTCAACACCCCATTGCGATGGCCTACGTCCAACCGGACCACGCGACCGTCGGAACCAAGTTGGCGATCGATATTCGCGGAAGACAAGAATCTGCCGAGGTCGTTGCCTTGCCATTTTACCAACGCTCTTAG